atgatgtgactgctgacaaaagcagcacaatgaattctgaagtatttcgtgcaatattatctgctcatattcagacaaatgcttcaaaactcattggacggcgcttcacagtgcaggtggacaacgacccaaagcatactgcaaaagcaaccaaagagtttttgaagggaaagaagtggactgttttgcaatggccaagtcaatcacctgacctgaatccgattgagcatgtatttcacttgctgaagacaaaactgaagggaaaatgccccaagaacaagcaggaactgaagactgttgcagtagaggcctggcagagcatcaccagggatgaaacccggcgtctggtgatgtctatgtgttccagacttaaggctgtgattgactgtaaaggatttgcaaccaagtattaaaaaatgaatgtttgatttatggttcttattctgtcccattacttttggtccctcaagaagtgggaggcacatttgcaaactgttgtaattcctacaccgttcacctgatttggatgtaaataccctcaaataaaagctgacactctgcagtaaaagcatgtcttgtttgtttcatttggaatccattgtggtggtgtatagagccaaaaatgttagaattgtgtcgatgtcccaatatttatggacctgactgtacatATGAGAAACACAACGACAACAATACCAAGAGTCCAGGCTGCTTTCAGCTCCGATTTCTTTGCAGTAACTGTAACTGATCGCTGGTGAGTGACTGCAAGCTGAGACCTCATAGCACGAGCCTGAGACACAGCCACCACAAACACTCTCAGATACAAAACTACAATCACAGTAATGGGAACAATAAAGGAAAAAGTAACATCAACGAGTCCTGCGATGTAATTAATGACAAAGACACACTCTCCAATGCAAGAGTTATACCTGCCTGGTTGCTTCAGGTTATCCATCAGAATCAGACTTTGAAAGATGACAGAACAGATccaacacaaacagacaacaattTTAACTCTTTGTTGTGTGATCTTGGTGGAGTAATGCAGAGGGTAACAAATAGCCAAATATCGATCAACAGATATGATCACCATGGTTCCTATTGAGGCCGAGGTGATGACATATGCTAGGTATTGATACAGAGTGCACATGATGTCACCGAGGAACCAGCATCCATCTATGAGCACAATTTGGAAGAACAAGAGGAGGCCCACACAGAAATCAGCGACAGCCAGAGAAAGGAGCAGGAGGTTGTTGGGGTTGTGGAGCTGCCTGAATAGGGAGAGAAAAcacaatattttatatttagttttCTCTATCAAGTGTCATTCAAATTTAAGTACATAGTGCAGaggcttaaaaagaaaagaaatactaTCTGAGAAACAAACTGTCTTCCTTTCTGTTTGAGATCAATTCAGTGTGATATCTGCCTACCTGAAATGTGAGACGGAGATGATGACCAACAGGTTAAGAATCGCAGTAAGCAGAGAAATGAAGGACAGCAAAATATAAGTCAGCATGATCTCAAAGTTTGGACGCCTGGGCCTCATGCAGGAGGTGTTAAAGAGTTGTTGAAAGCAGAGTTCAGTTTCCTCCATCACTGCTGGAAGAACGGCAAACTGAGCTAAAATGTGTCTGTCGTCTTTATATTCATCCTCCCCTCCTTCTTCCACAcctctgttgttgttggtggtgtggTTTTTCTATTCTTGTAATATACTGTGTGACAGCATACTGTCACCTCATAGTAAAACAGTTCTCAATTTCTGGTCCACTGGGGCTTTTCTGtgtggtactttttttttttccatgtgttCTTACTTGCTTCCATAGTCCAGTGATATGAATGTTAGGTGAGTACCATTGAGTGGATGATGGCAAACTGTCATTTATCCTGAAAGGGAAGGCTGAGTGGTTAAGGCTTGACAGTTGGACCTAATTGGCTCCCTTGACCTGCTCTGAAGGTCCTCTGATAGCTGGAAGGTCACTGCAACCAGGGTGACTAAGAACTAAAACTGGCTAAGAAGTTATAATGTGCTGCCACTCTGTTTGCTTTCTGAGGGTTCAGAGGAGATTCAGGAGTATACAATacggctgcccctccctgagcctagtTCTACTGGAGGTTTTTTCCAGTTAAATGgcgtttttccttcccattgtagGCACGTGCTTGCACATAGGTGtttgtgtgattgttggggCTTATGTGTATCATTATAGGATCTTTACCTTGAAAgtcaagaaggctcagcagcggctgtaatacctgaggaggctgaggaaatttGGCATGTCGGCCAAAATCCTCAGCAGCTTCTACAGCTGCATTGTGGAGCCCacactgaccagctgcatcactgcatggtacGGCAGCACTACTGACATGGACCGCAAACacctgcagagagtgataacaaCTGCAGAGAAGATATCCAGAAGTAcgctgccctctctgcagagcatctgCCATtgcagagtccagaggagagctgcctccatcctcaaagaccccacaCACCCCCAACATGGACTGTTCACACTTCTGCCCTCGGGATGGAGGTTCAGAAGTGTGAAATCCAGAACATCCAGATTCAACaactccttcttccccactgccATCAGACTCTTGAACAGTTGACCTATTTTTGAACAGTAATAACAATTTTTTTgatttaagtttcttgaagacgtttcacctctcatccaagacgtttcttcagttctaaaccAAATGGTGGTGAGTCCCTTTTCTTTCCATCTCCTTAGTTTAGTAGATGAaattgaaaatttaaaaaatttaagcACATAACTAATTTACACTTTAAACTTATATTGTACTGTAATTGTCACAAAGATCATGAACTGgacattttattgatttcacCCTCCCAAGCACCAACTAAAAGAGAAAACCAAATTCCAGAACTCTTATCCATCACTAGAcctatggtaaatggactgattcttacgTAGCACTGTTCTACTCTCctagagtactcaaagcgctctatacaacacatcgcattcacacaagcactgatGTCTATGCGTTCTCAGTGCTTTCtgacctgctccacctcctgagctacagccacatgGGGACCATCACTGGGATTATAAGCTACatcaaaagagaaaacaagaagGAAAAGGAGATGGATAAGGAGGGTACGCCAAATTATGACTGTATTAAAGTATATAAAGTAAGATTTTACAATAATTGCTTTTTCagcagtgggggggggggggggggggggtagactttatcacagtaggtgtctttctgaaagcgctgtgactaagtttaagaatataatccacccactgttatcatcttcaatgccctgtaccaacatagagcagagcagctacctgaacgctactccaacagaggtcgattatctaaTAATTAtctaataattttacctcctcactacatacgactctggatactgtagctcctgtgaaaactaaggcctcaaatccgaagtacctgactccgtggtataattctcaaacatgtAGCCTAAAGCACATAActtgtaagctggagaggaaatggcatgtCACAAATTAAGAGGAttatcatttagcctggagaaaaaGTTTGtcgctttataagaaagccctccgcaaagccagaacatcttactattcatcactgattgaagaaaataagaacaaccccaggtttctcttcagcactgtagccaggctgacaaaaagtcagagctctgttgagccacccatccctttaacgctaactagtaatgacttcatgaacttcttcacaaataaaatttttatcattagagaaaaaaatacgaataatcatcccacagatgtaatattatctacagctactttcagtaccattgatattcatttagactatttttctccaattgatctttctgagttaacttcaataattacttcctccaaaccatcagc
This is a stretch of genomic DNA from Pelmatolapia mariae isolate MD_Pm_ZW linkage group LG16_19, Pm_UMD_F_2, whole genome shotgun sequence. It encodes these proteins:
- the LOC134645589 gene encoding trace amine-associated receptor 13c-like; protein product: MLTYILLSFISLLTAILNLLVIISVSHFRQLHNPNNLLLLSLAVADFCVGLLLFFQIVLIDGCWFLGDIMCTLYQYLAYVITSASIGTMVIISVDRYLAICYPLHYSTKITQQRVKIVVCLCWICSVIFQSLILMDNLKQPGRYNSCIGECVFVINYIAGLVDVTFSFIVPITVIVVLYLRVFVVAVSQARAMRSQLAVTHQRSVTVTAKKSELKAAWTLGIVVVVFLICTCPYYCVALTVKDNALSASSAAFVIYLFFFNSCLNPILYVFFYSWFRKSIKVIVTLQILQPDSSRANML